Proteins from a genomic interval of Erwinia sp. SLM-02:
- a CDS encoding ABC transporter permease, which yields MSNLRETKRKGQLPLLKLIGLRLLAGAVMLLVVSALIFIGIQLLPGNAATAILGQTATPQAVAALNEQLGLDQPALSRYLSWLGGVLHGDFGHSFTSREAIAPVLLDRLGNTLSLAFFTAIVAVPLALVIGFLSARYQGSWLDRLLSLFTRAAVSLPEFFSGYLLILVFSITLFWLPSNSSISDDMPLGDRLLAIALPCMTLILAILGHMSNMTRAALVSAQNAAWVDTALMKGLSPSAILFRHVLPNAWGPIINVIVLNLAWLMVGVVIVENVFVYPGLGQYMVDSISKRDIPVIQDCALLLAGIYILLNLLADVVALLANPRLRHSR from the coding sequence TTGAGTAATTTGCGTGAAACAAAGAGGAAGGGGCAGCTTCCTCTGTTAAAACTAATCGGGCTGCGCCTGCTGGCGGGCGCAGTGATGCTGCTGGTGGTGTCGGCGCTGATCTTTATCGGCATCCAGCTGCTGCCGGGCAACGCGGCGACGGCCATTCTTGGCCAGACCGCGACGCCGCAGGCGGTGGCGGCGCTCAATGAGCAGCTGGGCCTCGACCAGCCCGCGCTGAGCCGCTATCTGAGCTGGCTGGGCGGCGTGCTGCACGGCGATTTTGGCCACAGCTTTACCAGCCGCGAAGCGATCGCGCCGGTGCTGCTGGACCGGCTGGGCAACACGCTGTCGCTGGCCTTTTTCACCGCCATTGTGGCCGTGCCGCTGGCGCTGGTGATTGGCTTCCTTTCCGCGCGCTATCAGGGCAGCTGGCTGGATCGGCTGCTGAGCCTGTTTACCCGGGCTGCCGTATCGCTGCCGGAGTTCTTCTCCGGCTATCTGCTGATTCTGGTGTTTTCCATCACGCTGTTCTGGCTGCCCAGTAACAGCAGTATCTCCGACGATATGCCGCTCGGCGACCGGCTGCTGGCCATCGCTCTGCCGTGCATGACGCTGATTCTGGCGATCCTTGGCCATATGAGCAACATGACCCGCGCTGCGCTGGTCAGCGCGCAGAACGCCGCCTGGGTGGATACCGCGCTGATGAAGGGGCTGTCGCCTTCGGCGATCCTGTTCCGGCACGTGCTGCCGAACGCGTGGGGGCCGATTATTAACGTTATCGTGCTGAACCTTGCCTGGCTGATGGTCGGCGTGGTGATTGTTGAGAACGTGTTCGTTTATCCCGGCCTGGGGCAGTATATGGTCGACAGCATCAGCAAGCGCGATATCCCGGTGATTCAGGACTGCGCCCTGCTGCTGGCGGGGATCTATATTTTGCTGAATCTGCTGGCCGATGTCGTCGCGCTGCTGGCTAACCCGCGCCTGCGCCACAGCCGCTAA
- a CDS encoding ABC transporter substrate-binding protein — MNRRDFIKTTGALSVAAACASWPFTSATAAEAPSTTPKKGGHLIVGMDNASSTDRLDPAFWFESYMYFVGSQLFNCLAEVDENGKIVPSLAESWETSDGSKTWVLNIRQGVQFHDGRTLTAKDVIYSLNHHRDEKSSSSVKGYLDPVVSLEATTPNQVTIKLKEPNVEFIALLSDVHFAITAENENFDKGIGTGAFILESFKPGVRTLVKRNPNHWNPARGHVDSVETLAMNDSTARVAALASGSAHIINRVNPRIVDRLKNMPNIQLQRSRDSQIFTFPGLATAAPFNTLDGRLALKYAIDREQIIKTVLGGYGTVANDNPIFPSSQYFAKDIPQRPYDPEKAKFHWQKTGFSGPLVLSVAESGFPGAVDAGQLYQNSATRAGIPLKVERVPDDAFWDNVWMKKPFVSSNWSLRPTADALLSLVFTSNAPWNESQWKEPKFDQLVNAARGEQDEQKRRQIYHDIQLMLVEQGSEIIPLYADSLDASSKKINGFVAIPGFTMSGNRAAEKVWFA; from the coding sequence ATGAATCGTCGCGACTTTATTAAAACCACCGGAGCGCTTTCGGTGGCTGCGGCCTGCGCCAGCTGGCCTTTTACGTCGGCAACGGCAGCAGAAGCGCCGTCCACCACGCCGAAAAAAGGCGGGCACCTGATTGTCGGGATGGATAATGCCTCCAGCACCGATCGTCTCGATCCGGCCTTCTGGTTCGAATCCTATATGTATTTCGTTGGCTCCCAGCTGTTTAACTGCCTGGCGGAAGTGGATGAAAACGGCAAGATTGTTCCGTCTCTGGCGGAAAGCTGGGAAACCAGTGACGGCAGCAAAACCTGGGTGCTCAACATTCGTCAGGGCGTGCAGTTCCACGATGGTCGAACGCTGACGGCGAAAGATGTGATTTACTCGCTCAACCACCACCGCGATGAGAAGTCCAGCTCGTCGGTGAAGGGATATCTCGATCCGGTGGTGTCGCTGGAAGCCACCACGCCGAACCAGGTGACGATCAAACTGAAAGAGCCGAACGTCGAGTTTATTGCGCTGCTCAGTGACGTTCATTTCGCTATCACCGCGGAAAACGAAAACTTCGATAAAGGCATCGGCACCGGCGCCTTTATTCTGGAAAGCTTCAAGCCGGGCGTGCGTACGCTGGTGAAGCGTAACCCGAACCACTGGAATCCGGCCCGCGGCCACGTGGACTCCGTGGAAACGCTGGCGATGAATGATTCCACCGCGCGCGTTGCGGCGCTGGCCAGCGGCTCGGCGCACATTATTAACCGCGTTAACCCGCGCATTGTCGACCGTCTGAAGAATATGCCGAATATCCAGCTGCAGCGCTCGCGCGACAGCCAGATCTTCACGTTCCCGGGGCTGGCTACGGCGGCACCGTTCAATACCCTCGACGGCCGTCTGGCGCTGAAATACGCCATCGACCGCGAACAGATCATCAAAACCGTGCTGGGCGGCTACGGCACCGTGGCTAACGACAATCCGATCTTCCCGTCCAGCCAGTATTTTGCGAAAGATATCCCCCAGCGCCCTTACGACCCGGAAAAGGCCAAATTCCACTGGCAGAAAACCGGCTTTTCCGGCCCGCTGGTGCTGTCGGTCGCCGAATCCGGCTTCCCGGGGGCGGTGGATGCCGGCCAGCTGTACCAGAACTCGGCCACCCGCGCCGGCATTCCGCTGAAGGTGGAGCGCGTGCCGGATGATGCCTTCTGGGATAACGTCTGGATGAAGAAGCCGTTTGTTTCGTCAAACTGGTCGCTGCGCCCGACGGCGGATGCGCTGCTGTCGCTGGTGTTTACCAGTAACGCGCCGTGGAATGAGTCACAGTGGAAAGAGCCTAAGTTTGACCAGCTGGTTAACGCTGCCCGTGGCGAGCAGGATGAGCAGAAACGCCGTCAGATTTACCACGACATTCAGCTGATGCTGGTGGAGCAGGGCAGCGAAATCATTCCGCTGTATGCCGATTCGCTGGATGCCAGCAGCAAAAAAATTAACGGGTTTGTCGCGATCCCGGGCTTCACCATGAGCGGCAACCGCGCTGCGGAAAAAGTGTGGTTCGCCTAA
- a CDS encoding ABC transporter permease → MFRLKFAVLPGVTGLGLFILVAVFAPWLSPYAPDQVVGSAWSGVTAENWLGTDNLGRDLLSRLIWGTRTSLSVSAVATLLAFAVGTFLGFLAGFCRGWVDQLISRLNDILMAIPTLILALVVLAMLPKTIPVIVLVLGLLESTRVLRVARSLAVDIAAQEFIEVARLRGERLSWVLWREILPNALTTLIAEFALRFIFILLFLSALSFLGMGIQPPTADWGGLARDNKDGILFGVWAALIPGAAIALLAIALNSVADWLLSHHTRSWQE, encoded by the coding sequence ATGTTTAGGTTGAAATTTGCGGTGCTGCCCGGCGTGACCGGGCTGGGCCTGTTTATTCTGGTGGCGGTATTCGCACCCTGGCTGTCGCCCTATGCGCCAGACCAGGTGGTGGGCAGCGCCTGGAGCGGCGTCACGGCGGAAAACTGGCTGGGGACCGATAACCTCGGGCGGGATCTGCTTTCCCGTCTGATCTGGGGCACCCGTACGTCGCTGAGCGTCAGCGCCGTGGCGACGCTGCTGGCCTTTGCCGTCGGGACGTTTCTCGGCTTTCTGGCCGGCTTCTGTCGCGGCTGGGTCGACCAGCTTATCTCCCGACTGAACGATATTCTGATGGCGATCCCCACGCTGATTCTGGCGCTTGTGGTGCTGGCGATGCTGCCGAAAACCATTCCGGTGATCGTGCTGGTGCTGGGTTTGCTTGAATCCACCCGGGTACTGCGCGTGGCGCGTTCGCTGGCGGTGGATATTGCGGCGCAGGAGTTTATTGAGGTTGCGCGACTGCGCGGGGAGCGCCTGAGCTGGGTGCTGTGGCGCGAGATCCTGCCAAATGCGCTGACCACGCTGATCGCCGAGTTTGCCCTGCGCTTTATCTTTATTCTGCTGTTCCTGTCGGCGCTGTCGTTCCTGGGAATGGGCATTCAGCCGCCGACCGCCGACTGGGGCGGGCTGGCGCGCGATAACAAGGACGGCATTCTGTTTGGCGTCTGGGCGGCGCTGATCCCCGGCGCGGCGATAGCGCTGCTGGCGATAGCGCTGAACAGCGTGGCCGACTGGCTGTTAAGCCACCATACCCGCAGCTGGCAGGAGTAA